The Silene latifolia isolate original U9 population chromosome X, ASM4854445v1, whole genome shotgun sequence genome contains the following window.
gttcttgattgtcacacgattgagttcacgataatcaatgcaaagtcacatagatccatcctttttcttcacaaagAGGACGGGGGAACCCCAAGGAGAAGCACTAGGCATACTAAAGCCTTTCTCAATCAAGTCATCAGGTTGAATTCTCAACTACTTCAATTCGGAAGGTgtcatacgataaggagctttagcaataggaccGGTTCCAGGAACTAGGTCAATGGAAAATTCAACATCTCTTTCAGGAGGAATCCCGGGTAATTCATCGGGAAATACATCCGGAAATTCACAAACAATGGGAACATCCTTCAAGGGAGGAAGAGAAGGAGAATTAGAAGTAGTCACTACACATAGGAATGCTTGATgacccttcttcaaagcattcacCATCTTCATAGCTGAGATCAACTTCACACCTGTTTTCTTTCTAACCCCTTGATAAGATATGCGAGTACCCAAAGGGCTTTTAAGAACAATCTTTTGATCTCGACATttaaatcgagcatgataagtagataaccaatccatgcccaaaataacATCAAACTTCTCAAGTGGAAATCGGAGGAGATTAGCCGGGAAAATAGATTCCTCTATCGATATAGGGACATccgaataaaaataagaacaagagaagatGTCGCCGGAGGGTAAAGATATGGATGTATTATCTCCAAGTGAAGGTTCAAGAGGTAACTTGTCGGAGAATTTCATCGATATAAATGACAAAGAAgcaccggtatcaaataaaaccaaacaagggACATCAAATATTAAGAACGTACCAGTGACTATGTCTGGGTGTGCCTCAGCCTCAGCACGTCTCATCACAAAGATGCGACCTCTCGGCCTCTCAGGAACAGCAGGAGTAGTAGTAGTCTTCCTCTCAGGACACTCATTAGCCTTGTGTCCAGGCTTGTTGCAGGAGAAACACGCAAATTGCTTATCAAAGCAACCAATTCCGGGATGCaaaggcttcttacaatgatagcACATACGACCCTTAGAATTTTTGTCGTTGCTAGGAGATAGAACACGAGCACCTTGATTTGCTTGTCCACTCGGAACAAACCTCTTCTTGTTAGGATAAGAGGGGGAAGAAGTAGGCACAAAGGGTCTAGAAGGAGTAACATAAGGCCTAGAAGTGGAGTAGAGTTGCCTCTTGCCAAGGGAAATACGAGAAGCACGAGCCTCTTCATCAATAGCCCGAATAGAGCTCTCGGCCCATAATACATCATCATAGATTGAGACAAAGGAAGTAGAATCCCTACGGATCAAGCTCTTAAGCTTTGGAGTAAGCTTGTCAAGGTAAAAGaaagccttttcttcttcatttttgacaagtctagaagcatagtgagcaagttcattgaacttgtcggtaaaggcttggacagaaagacttccttgcttcaaattcataaactctttaagcctttgttgtttcaGATCCTTTGGATAGAACCTAGTCTCAACTAGATCCTTAAAGCGATCCCAACCAAAACCAGGCTCAAGAGTGGAAGTAGGACAAGTCATGGTCCACCATCTATCAGCTTCTTTCACAAGGAAGTGAGAAGCCAATTTCACCTTGTCCTCTTCACGAATATCATACAAGACAAAGCTCTTCTCCAATTCCCGAAACCATTCGGTGAGTGCCACCGGGTCTACTTCACCACCATAAGTTTGAGTCTTGTTTCGAGTCAATTGACTTGCCACCCAAGTGTAAGAACCGGGTCTATCACCTTCTGGAAActgaggagggggaggaggagctGGTTGGTTTTGCTGATTCTGAAGAATCTGAGTAAGAGCTagcaagattgcattatctacggaTCTTGgaggagccatcttgcaaaagagaacattggttagcacctaacaaatagcaatcacaaagagactacaacataaggtcctaagtctacccatcctacccatctctcaagtttattattttaaggtcaagttatttatattggggtgcacaaatgtgcgtcgggagcaaatatgctctgataccaactgtgacaccctcattcattgcggaaaagtaaacacgtaattctagaataaaactgtatggatatgtttgtaataggttcatttaggtaaaaacttgtaatttttaaaacctgaacctgttataaagatatccaaattgaaaggtgtcAGAACATACAATGTCTAAATAGaggtttcataacataaccaacgctaaagtcgcgaatagcaaagttatacaaccaaatgtaaagagggagacatatgtccctaaaatgtatgtgacataaaaactcgtataagagtctctacaaataaaaccaaatctaagtaagtcccaaggttactttgctcgctagctcgtccatgaaccccatataagcatcaccatacacagccgatcgcattttatacaaatacgaaagccacggtcgggggagtaactccgagttctcccaatacacgaaatgtcataattaatataacatgtaaacataagaatatgaatatgaataacacatagccttagcatatagatgctagacaatcgtgtttatcatgtgaacaacaatataacaacacatagtcctagcatgtgaatactagaccgactcatactacactatcatgtgaatcacataacatccaggaatccaaactctatcaaccatcgccggcttgcatctcaccttctatgattcatagaatcatcaaacaagaaaggacaatatatcttgagacaggcataagttcctagtacagtcaatagtcactctgtaactcgagtctataccacgaggtaaggtaaacaccctagttctaaacctgcgcagacctagcgacatgcggaaaactactgcatccaagacccatgataacaacacatgagtacccctaaggagtccaccaaagggttggctagtacttaagctgactacatacttctaagagtacgtcaggaagtcataccctaacttggatataaacccaccaagctaagacacaaaggctattaagcggtgaacatatactcgtcaaagactataagggcctatctatgacgaaggccgaaatactcacctaggacctagtcccagcttgaatactttagcccacgccacaaaagacaagtaggacacccaattaaccataagaggggcaaagagtccaaacttgcacacacaaatgatcatacacaccctagcataggaaaggctacgcaagagcatttcagctgacaatccaacaatatctccaatatcaataataatccaaattctagctaaccaacagtaccataatccatgagaacaagctaaaatggcaaagaggcaacaagactcaagcataaggcatccaaagcatccaacaactaatatgtgaaatgataatcaaaAATATCAAGGAATCAACATGAAACATCCAACAACTaacatatgaaaagacaatcattctcaaagacaaatcctcgaccctagtcccgcgacgggtcatcggtcaaatcaaggctgaccggtttaaacctagcttgaccaaactcatttggtcaaattggcccagctcagagtcttggcctactttggcccaaatcacaaaattcatcacaatatcattctcatgccatttccaatttctatcatgtgaaaaactatcaacataaggaaatatattccaacttacaaaatatccaattcaattaaattctcgcataCTAATGATTACCCACATGCCAAAAATTCCGAAATACATAAATAcgcaaacaaaagacccaaaacatcaaacaatagacccaagacccgacccacACAACGGGCCATGAACCGGGTCAGACCGGGCCTAAACCGGGCTGTTTTGGTTCGGTTCTCTCGGTCAACACAAGTCCCCATTTGCAATTTGTTCCAACATCAATACAACATCCCTTTCAAGCAACATTCAAcaatattcattccgtttcaacacttaaacatgtgaaaaacaacatatttagcaagctttaacaacaacaattcatgtgaaaattaaagttaacatgttattaatcacataagcatccaacacattataaacaacactaatgtgacattaTTTCGTCGAGTAattcggaatagttaccttaagctaaaaagagagcaaaataaacttgagaaagatcCTATAGACCgaaattatgcatcatcttccacaatatatgagtctcctaactcatcttcatattcttcacctataagaacaacaaaaacacataaattagtcctaaattcgaaaccctaaaaagataAGACCTGAAacgaaattgggggaaatgaaaataaagcttactagtagatgaggattgaagagaggattccaaatatataagttttatgcaaattggtggagaaatgaaggatttatggtggttttATGGATTGTAAGGAGGAGTTTTggtaggtttttggtgtttgagagaaggaggagatagattgagaatggaggaaatgaaaattgaaagaggagaCAAATGGAGGGAGGTTTTTCGGTCCAAATGGCATGGGGAGGGTGGTCAATTGTgtacgttttgggtttgcttcgacggtaattagaaatattcgtcgaacgcgatttccgagaatattaaagttcttaaacacgattttactaaaagattaagtactcatttgcccaatatccaaactcgtttccCCAACGACcataagaaatgggaaaatcccaatattacgacttttatcagaaatctattttatcaaagtaaaatgtttaaatatagtttaaattacttttaaacatttctaaactatcaaaagtgattacattacttcaaacaaaaataaaattatattttatcaaattattattatttcaaataaattaatattaaattaaaatggattaaaatattacttttaaaaataataaaggtcttcaaatttacggggtgttacaatgactATATTAGTCTTTGAGTATTTTTGATATATATAATCTATCATACTATCAACAATTATAATCATCATATAAATTATGACATACACATTCGTATCACTCGTTTCAATGTGTTGTATAGCATAATAATACATATTAATTGATTATAATTAAACTTACGAATCAATTATTATTCCTTTTAGGGTGACAAATATTCAACAGTACAACTTTCAAATCAGTTGTACTATCCTACAATTTAATTTACAATATATTATAAGTTGATCATACTATCACTTTTATTTCAAGAGCCAAGTAAATGTCCACTTCTGGTGGGAATACCAGTACTTTAAAATAAACATATAACTCATAAAAATATATACAACCTCATACTTGGTATATTTTTCAAATCTATAATGTGCTTTGATATTCACTTCAGGGAACAATGCTCATTAATCAAAATTCTTATGTAATGTCATATTCATTATAGGGAATAATGATTGTTAATCAATAGGACGAGGCTCACGATTATAATATCTCTTTACTTTGCTAAGTCACATGTAAAAAAATTTCACGGATACAGTTTTAAGCCACTTACACGATAATGTGTCTATAAGACTACATTATTTTTACGAAAGATAAAATAATTTCATTCTCAAAACATATACGTACCATTCGCTACAGGGAATATGGTGTTTGAATTGATCTGGTATGATTCTCAACTTGTAAGAGTATCTCATATTTTGCAAATAATGTATAATCCCGAGTTCATTTTTAATATTGATACTCAAAATAATATTCACTATACGaaaagttaaaatattttcaCTGTCAACTAGAGCCGcaattttcattgtaataattattGTTGATACTCAATATAAACTTCTGGCCACAGTTTTAATATTTGTAACCATTATGAATTTAAGATCATAATACGGTATATGTAAACAATATGAACTTCTGGTCACCGTTTTAATATTGTATCCATTTTTTTAGACACTTTGAACTTCGGTTATAGTTTCATAATTTGTGAATACTATGAACTTCTGGTCTTAGTTTTAGTATTCCAAAATATTAGGAGCCTTAGGCCGTAGTATGAATATCAACCAACTCGTATATCATTTTTCTTACTCATATCGAATTATTAGCATATATGCATCTCAGATGTTTTTTCATAAGATTTTTACTTACACGAGATATTTTCTTTCAAAAACGAATTTGGCTCAAGTAAGATCACATTATACATTGGGCTCAAATAAGGTCTATTTACTTGGCTCACCAAAAACCACATTATTAGTCTTCACATTTCGCTGTTCTCGATCTTTGCTACAAGCATATTCTTTATGAGATGTCTCACTCGCTCCAAAGAAATGATCAAATTTCatatttcattatattgtttgttggaccatatagatatatgattaagttttgataaagACAAGTGTGCGCtttgttttatatatactcttggtcgtaatcgtttgtttagtctttgttagattgacttaggtttacaagtttagcaagcaatgttatagcattcttagTTATAACAttaaagatttgtgaagcatcattcaagtaatgttatagcaacttgagctataacattgaagattcttaaagcgtcatagtaactgtaacaagttacaagtatgatgatcactcaagcaaaaggctagatcaagtctttaacaaagctcaagatgaagggcttttggtcaagataaagagaagatcctatcactgaagatctccaggaagattagctagtataggtcttcatctaatgacggtatcttaagaaaggaatattgggaaggtaaagttatagctatttcacctataactttacttaccaaacttaatgttatagctgtttctactataactttaggtagcattttaatagcacgattttaatagttttaaaatcatttttcaaaggataaaattcttaaaacatatttcgaaatcatttgtATCTATAGTAGAGTTgatatatgggttgttataatggataacttgcatatctctattggttagtaaaacgacttatgggtcgtcatgctacctagggtttgctagtttatttaacctaaccctaatccaagaagagaGATTTTCATCTAAGATGGACACGGACCTAGGGTTTGGGTCGTGGGCTGTAAACCGATGGGTCGTGTAAGTTGTTTTGTATAAGTaacctatctaatcaaatctagcttatatttatataagatattttcctattttaataatatatgatttgatttgtttacttatctgaacatcttaaagatatagttataGAAAAAAATAAGATTcgcttttatcttatttacctaaactataatatcttggattgaattaggaaagagatagagATTTATCTCTTGCAAAGcttgccgcctatctcacggcatcctagggtttcgtgcaaaccctagctctcTCTTCTACAATAAATACACATGATCATTCCTTGTTTTagttaagcttttcgaaatattaaAATCCCTTGCAAACAAATTAGAGTTTAATTTTCAATTTACTATTTtcattgttttgcatttgaaaatcttgcgaaaagtcttgctctttaatttgcttattatttttcttaaggttacgtcataagataatagtacttcatattgtttcttactcgttcaattgtgtgaacacttagaagaacaatcaaatgcttgcttagtaacttaagatagtcaaaaccgaatatctagtgatattcaaattgagttatagctagagttagctatacgagttgggttgataattttgtaatccggagtaaggtactaaaattattaatcgagaatagtggacgtaggcttcgacgtgtgaagctgaaccagttcaaatatcgtgtgtccttgcagttttcatttcagtcatttcattacgttcataatcattttgttaattagttaaagtttaatcaataaactttaagtaattaattaccttgatataaaataaaaagtaggcataatttttaaatattcaattcaccccctcccccctcttgagtatttcgggtgtgatagactcttcaattagcatcagagcctcgtgctcttgattgcctaaccgcaaagaggctagatccgtctatctttttatctttttattttattttcattccgctgccttacacgtgtgaaatggattccaagtatcttaagtgtcccgtctttgatgggaagaattatggacattggaaaaacatgataacacactacataaaaggacatgattgggagtgctggacgattataaagaacggaccacataaaattttggtcgcatcttcggaaggcactacctatgagaaaaaggaagaagactatgttgaggctgattacaagaaggttaagaaaaactcgaaagcaataagcctgttacaaaacggcatgacatcgactgaattcgatcatttttcttcttgcacttcggccaaggaaatatgggatggtcttgaattggcctatgaaggaacgtcggctgtaaggaaatatcgcattgacttgctgattcaaaattatgaactttttagaatggaaaggaatgaatcacttgatagcatgtcagcacgattttctactatagtcaatgagctcaaaaatcttggtaaaacttttaacttcgaggatattgctagaaaagtacttaggagtctaaccaagaaatggcgtcccaaggtcaggGTCATGGAAGAAGTAAGAGATCTTACGTCTcttccttatgcagaacttattggtg
Protein-coding sequences here:
- the LOC141619125 gene encoding uncharacterized protein LOC141619125, whose product is MAPPRSVDNAILLALTQILQNQQNQPAPPPPPQFPEGDRPGSYTWVASQLTRNKTQTYGGEVDPVALTEWFRELEKSFVLYDIREEDKVKLASHFLVKEADRWWTMTCPTSTLEPGFGWDRFKDLVETRFYPKDLKQQRLKEDSTSFVSIYDDVLWAESSIRAIDEEARASRISLGKRQLYSTSRPYVTPSRPFVPTSSPSYPNKKRFVPSGQANQGARVLSPSNDKNSKGRMCYHCKKPLHPGIGCFDKQFACFSCNKPGHKANECPERKTTTTPAVPERPRGRIFVMRRAEAEAHPDIVTGTFLIFDVPCLVLFDTGASLSFISMKFSDKLPLEPSLGDNTSISLPSGDIFSCSYFYSDVPISIEESIFPANLLRFPLEKFDVILGMDWLSTYHARFKCRDQKIVLKSPLGTRISYQGVRKKTGVKLISAMKMVNALKKGHQAFLCVVTTSNSPSLPPLKDVPIVCEFPDVFPDELPGIPPERDVEFSIDLVPGTGPIAKAPYRMTPSELK